From Geotalea uraniireducens Rf4:
CGGGAATTGATCATCGGCGACCGTCAGACGGGTAAAACCGCCGTTGCCATCGACACGATCATCAACCAGAAGGGTGGCGACGTCGTCTGTATCTATGTTGCGATCGGTCAGAAGCGTTCGACTGTTGCCCAGGTTGTAAGCAAGCTGCAGGAGCACGGAGCAATGGATTACACCATCATTGTAGCGGCAACCGCTTCCGAACCTGCACCGCTCCAGTTCATCTCCCCCTATACGGGTGTTACCATGGGCGAGTACTTCCGCGACAGCGGCAAACATGCCCTGATCATTTATGATGACCTTTCCAAGCAAGCCGTAGCCTACCGTCAACTTTCCTTGTTGCTCCGTCGTCCTCCCGGACGTGAAGCATATCCCGGTGACGTATTCTATCTCCACAGTCGTCTGCTGGAGCGTGCCTGCAAGGTTTCCGATGCATGCGGCGCCGGTTCGCTGACTGCCTTGCCGATCATCGAAACACAGGCTGGTGACGTTTCTGCTTACATTCCGACCAACGTTATTTCCATTACTGACGGCCAGATCTACCTTGAGTCCGACCTGTTCTACTCGGGTGTCCGTCCGGCGATCAACGTCGGTCTGTCGGTTTCCCGTGTCGGTGGTTCCGCTCAGGTGAAGGCCATGAAACAGGTTGCCGGTACTCTACGTCTGAGCTTGGCCCAGTATCGCGAGATGGCCGCTTTTGCCCAGTTCGGTTCCGACCTGGACAAAGCTACCCAGATGCAGCTTGCCCGTGGCGAGCGTCTCGTCGAGATCCTGAAGCAGCCCCAGTACAAGCCCGTTCCCAACGAGAAGCAGGTTCTTATTATCTTTGCTGCCAACAACGGCTTCATTGATGATTATCCTGTTTCAGCTCTCCGTCGTTACGAAACGGAACTATACACCTTCTTTGACACCAGAAAAGCAGACGTTCTCGCTGATCTGCGCGACAAGAAAGCGATTGATGACGACATAAAAGGCAAAATAGTTGCCGCCCTCAATGAATTCAAAAAGGAATTTACTGCTTAATCCAAGGACGGTTAACGTATGGCAAGCCTTAAGAGTATAAAGAAACGTATTGTTTCGGTGAAAAATACCCGGCAGATAACCAAAGCCATGAAAATGGTCTCAGCTGCCAAATTGCGTCGGGCCCAGGAAAACGTTGTCGCAGCACGCCCCTACGCCAAGAAGCTCGGAGAAGTTTTGGAGCGCTTGTCGAAGAGTCAGGATGTCGATGGCAGCCCGCTCATGGAGAAACGGCAGGGCGGTAAAGCTTTGCTGATAATAGTAAGCTCTGATCGTGGCCTCTGCGGCGGATTCAATGCCAATATATGTAAGGCAGCGGAGCGTTTCGCCAAGGAACGCGGCTCGGAGTTTACCGAGCTGTCCATGATGACTATCGGCCGCAAAGGTTATGAGTTCCTCAAGAACCGTCATAAAATTTACAAGAATTATGCAAATATTTTTGGAACGCTCAATTATCAGACAGCAGCCCTGATTGCCCGTGAATTGATCGACGGCTATCTTGCCGAAGAGTATGATGAAGTTTATCTCCTCTTTAACGCTTTCAAGAGTGTCATGACCCAGGACATAACCCTTGAGCAGCTGCTGCCGGTGACGCCGGAAGTTGCTGCCGAAGAAGAGTATGCTCCGGAATATATTTATGAGCCCTCAAAGGCTGCACTGCTTGACGAACTGCTGCCGAAGCATATTGAAGTACAGATGTTCAAGGCGATGCTCGAATCTGTCGCGTCGGAACACGGCGCAAGGATGACCGCCATGGACAGCGCTTCCAAGAATGCCAGCGAGATGATCGGCAAGTTGACTCTTCAGTACAACCGAGCACGTCAGGCCGCCATCACCACCGAGTTGATGGAAATCATTTCCGGCTCTGAATCGATCAAAGGATAATTACTTCACGTTTAAAAAATAGAGGCCTGGCACAGGCCGCAGGAGGAAATGGTTACATGAGTCAGAACATCGGGAAAATATCGCAAGTCATCGGCGCGGTTATCGACGTCGAATTCGAACCGGGCAAATTGCCGCCAATCTACAATGCTCTCCGGGTCACCAATCCGTCAATCGACGACAAAGAGAATAATCTGGTGCTGGAAGTAGCTCAGCATCTCGGTGAAAATTCAGTCAGAACCATCGCTATGGATTCCACCGATGGCTTGGTACGTGGACAGGCAGCAATCGATACCGGCAAGCAGATCTCTGTTCCTGTTGGTAGAAAGACCCTTGGCCGCATTCTCAACGTTATCGGCGATCCCGTCGACGAGATGGGTCCGGTTGGCGCGGAAAAAGAGTATGGCATTCATCGTGAAGCTCCTGCTTTCGTCGATCAGTCTACCAAAGTAGAAGCGTTCACCACCGGCATCAAGGTCGTTGACCTCCTCGCTCCTTATGCAAGGGGTGGTAAAATCGGCCTCTTCGGCGGCGCCGGTGTTGGCAAGACCGTTCTCATCATGGAACTTATCAATAACATCGCCATGCAGCATGGTGGTTTTTCCGTTTTCGCCGGTGTTGGCGAGCGTACGCGTGAAGGAAACGACCTCTGGATGGAAATGAAAGAATCCGGCGTTCTTGAAAAAACTGCCCTTGTCTACGGTCAGATGAACGAGCCTCCGGGAGCCCGTGCCCGCGTTGCCCTTTCCGCACTTTCGATCGCAGAATACTTCCGTGACGAAGAAGGTCAGAACGTTCTCCTTTTTATTGACAACATTTTCCGTTTCACACAGGCCGGTTCAGAGGTGTCCGCGCTTCTTGGCCGCATCCCTTCCGCCGTTGGTTACCAGCCGACCTTGGCCACGGAAATGGGCGAGTTGCAGGAGCGGATTACCTCAACCAACAAAGGCTCCATTACCTCCGTTCAGGCTATTTACGTCCCTGCCGACGACTTGACCGACCCTGCTCCGGCTACGGCCTTCGCTCACTTGGATGCAACGACGGTTCTTTCCCGTCAGATTGCCGAGCTCGGCATCTACCCGGCAGTTGACCCTCTCGACTCCACCTCCAGGATTCTCGATCCGCAGGTTATCGGTGAAGAGCATTACGCAATTGCACGTCAGGTGCAGTATGTTCTGCAGAAATACAAGGATCTCCAGGACATCATAGCCATTCTTGGTATGGATGAACTTTCCGAGGAAGACAAGCTTGTTGTTGCACGCGCCAGAAAGATCCAAAGGTTTCTCTCCCAGCCCTTCCACGTTGCTGAGGCTTTTACAGGCGCACCCGGCAAATACGTGGAACTCAAGGATACCATCAAGGGTTTCCAGGAGATTGTGGCGGGCAAGCATGACGACGTCCCCGAACAGGCCTTCTACTTGGTCGGTACTATCGAGGAAGCGATCGAAAAAGCCAAGACACTGGCTGTTTAATTTTCAATTAAATGTAGGGGCGGATCCTTACGTCCGCCCATATCAGGGTACACCTAAGGCTGTACCCCTACAAAGGATCTTAATAGATGGCTGAAAAACTGAAAGTTGAACTGGTAACACCCTATAAAAGAGTTCTCTCTGAAGAAGTGGACGAAATTACGGCTACTGGCGCACTCGGCGAATTCGGCGTGCTCCCCGGTCATGCACCGTTCCTTACTTCCCTCAAAATCGGTGAACTCGCCTATAAAAAAGACGGCGTACAGCAGCATATGGCCCTCAACTGGGGTTATTTCGAGGTAGAGGGCGACAAGGTCACTGTGCTCGTCGAAACTGCTGAAAGAGCCGACGAAATCGACCTGGAACGTGCCAAGGCTGCACTCGGCAGGGCTGAAGAAGCTCTGAAGAAATTGTCGCCGGAGGATAAGAGCTTTCGTATTTACGAAGCAGCGCTTGAGCGGGCAGCGATCAGGATGCAGGTTGCCGCAAAAGCTGCCAGAAAATAGATTGACCAAATTCAGACAAAAAAAGAGCGGCTTGGCCGCTCTTTTTTTGTCTGAATCCTCTTTTTGAAAAGGCACGGACAACCGTGCCTTTTCTTCATTATACGTTCTTGGTCGGGCTTTGAAATTTATACTTCCAGAAGGAGCGCATCGGCGATAGAGATCCGCTCGGCACCTTGCACGGCTTCTAACCCTGATGCCGTGATGAATAGTGCATTTATTGCGGCAAGGGTCGTATTCAGGCGCTCAAGGTCGATCATCGCATCGCCGGGTAAAGATTCGATTCCACGAAAATTGTGCGGACAGAAATCAACCCGCTTCGAGTCGCCTTCAACAATCAGAATCGGAAGCCCATGCGTGCGGCAGATAACGGGACGTGCAGCATAGAGAACACAAAGACCGTTCTCCAGAAGTGGGCATGGGTCATCAACTGCGACATTGCAGGCTCGTTCCCGAACATCATTCATCTGATCCCGGGGAAGTTCATGGAAGGCAACCGCAAGGGCAACACCTTCCACCAGTGAAAGGGTCAAATGTCGGCAACAACTGTCGCAGCCGGCATGACAAGCCAAATGTTCGTCGTATTTTGCTGATATAGCGGCAACCAGCTCGTCCACCTTGGCGAGCAATGCCCGATAGTTGCTGAGATTCTCCATCCGATCTCCTTCTTCATTTACTGCAAGAGCATACCGCTTTCCAGTTGATATGGTCAAGAGTTGATCAGGGCACGAAATATGTTTTTATTGGTAAAAGTGCAGATATTTTGATAAAAGATGAGTTTATGAACCGTTATATTACGAGATAACAACGCCCTTCTATCCCACTGGGACGTATCACTGCAAGCATCACAGGAGAATGACTAATGCCCGAGAAAAAACGTGAATTGAAGTTCAAATACATATACGACAACGACTATAATCCTGTCTATGTAAACGGTGCCCATGGCGGCGTAACACCACGCGGTGAGTTGATCGTCAACTTTTACCTTGAACGTCAGCCCTTGCCGAACTCCATCACCCATGAGATAACAGCCAACGGCACCATCGGCCCGGAAATCAATGCCGACCCTGCAGATCTTAGCAGCAGTCTGGTCCGCGTTGTCACCTCCGGAGTGGTCCTAAGCCATCAGACAGCAAAGGACATTCATTATTGGCTCGGGGAAAAAATCAAAGAAATGGAAGCTGTTCAGCATGCCAAAGAGGTCATGAGCGCCGCACATATTGGAGAGAAATCCGGGCTTACCCATTAATCTGGCGCTACGGATATGAAAGCTGCCGATTACAGAAAACTCGTCGAAGGATGGCTGGGTGATGGAAGCTTTGATGAAAGGCTGCCGGAGGTAGCGGCGTTACGCGGGGTGCCGCAGCCCGAGGAATTTCATGCAGAAGGAGACGCCTTTACCCATACCATGCTGGCGGCAAGAGCAGTGGACGATGACTCGGACCAGCGGGTATTCTGGGGAGCGCTCCTGCACGACATCGGCAAGGCAGAGACGACCAGACTCATCCGTGGCCGCTGGCGCGCCTTCGGCCATGCAGAAGCCGGGGCAAAACTGGTCCCTGGAATACTGGTTCGCCTCGGGCTTCCCGATCTTGCAGACGATGTGGCGTGGTTGGTAAAAAACCACCTGTTTCACTTCGCCTGGCACCTGGGACACAATGTCAAGCTGACCCGCAATCAACTCAGGTTCATGGAGCATCCCCTCTTCCGTTTGCTGCTTGAGGTCTGCGCTGCAGACGCAGCTGCCTCCCTCGGCAGAAGCGATAAGGGACGGGTGATCAAGATGATCGCAGATTTTCTGGAACAATGAAACATCCCGCCATCTTTTTCAACTTGGACAAGCTCGGTAAGCGAGCGATCCCTCCAGCATGTTGCCACCATTCACAAAACGTGAAAACTGTTGCCTCTTGAGATAAATCAGCCTACATTTACCTGAATCTACGAGGTAAGGAACGGACGCCACAATGGAAACAAGCTCAACAAAACCGGTGATAGCCGTGACCATGGGAGACCCGACCGGTGTCGGCCCGGAAATCATTGCCAAGGCCCTGATAAGGCCGGAGGTCAATGCCGTTTGCAGACCACTGGTGCTTGGGGACATGGAAACGTTGGAAAGAGGCATTAAAATTGTCGGCGCGCAACTGCGAATCGAAACCATGGGCACAGGTGTGCCGCCCGAAGCGACAACGCCCGGAGTTCTTTATCTCCGTTCCCTTTCCGATCTTTCTCCGGCTGACCGGGAATTCGCCAAGCCGACTGCGGCCGGGGGCGAAGCCATGTTCCGTTACATCACCGAGGCGGCGCACCTTTGCCTCTCCGGCGATGTAGCCGGCATGGCCACCGCGCCCATAAACAAGGAAGCCATGAATCGTGCCGGCCACAAGTATCCGGGGCATACGGAACTGTTGGCGGAGTTGACGGGAACCAGGGATTTCGTCATGATGCTGGCCGGTGACAGGCTACGGGTAACGTTGGTCACTATCCATGAAGCATTGGCCGATGTACCTCGGCTTGTCACGCATGACAAGGTACTGTCGACCATCCGCATCACCCACCGCGACCTGCACCGGTATTTCCGCGCCAATCCCCGTATCGCCGTGCTGGCGCTTAATCCTCATTGCGGCGAAGGTGGAATGTTCGGTACCGAGGACGACCGTATCATCAAACCAGCCGTCGAAGCGGCACGGGCAGACGGAATCGACGCCTCAGGCCCGCTGTCGGCAGATACTCTCTTCCACTTCGCCGTTCAAGGGGATTACGATGCAGTGGTCTGCATGTACCACGACCAGGGACTGATCCCTTTAAAGCTGCTCCACTTCGATGACGGCGTGAATGTTACTCTGGGACTCCCCATAATCCGTACTTCGGTAGATCACGGCACGGCTTACAACCTGGCCGGCAAAGGCACCGCTTCGGAGCGAAGCATGGTTGCAGCGATCCTGATGGCAGCTGAGATGGCGAAACAACGGATAGAAACATACGGGAACGCTACATGAAAAAAATGCTGTTGATTGTGCTTGGACTGCTGATTATCTACGCGGCCTACATCGGGATTTCCCTGATGCTCATGCCGCCGATGGCTGACCTGCAAAACCGCAAGATTAACCTGTCCATCCAGGTGAAAGATTGGCACGGCAACTACCACCCATATATCGTCGGACCGAAAAATCGTTACTGGACACCTGCCGGGAGCATTCCCCTGGAAATGAAGTGGGCGGTCATTCTGGCTGAAGACGCCAACTTCTACAAGCATGAAGGAATCGACGTCAAGGCGATAAAGAACGCCATCAAATATGACCTGGAGAAAAAGAGCTTTGCCCGTGGTGCGTCTACCATAACCCAGCAGGTGGCTAAGAATCTATTCCTTTCGCGGGAAAAGACCATCAACCGCAAGATCAAGGAGATCATCCTCGCCAAGCGGATGGAGCAGGAACTTCCCAAGGGCCGGATCATCGAGCTCTACCTGAACGTCATCGAGCTCGGGCCGATGGTCTACGGTATCGGCCATGGAGCGCGCTATTATTTCGGCAAACCGGCTTCGGCGCTCACCCCGAGAGAATGCGCCTTCATAGCCGCCATGCTCCCCGGCCCGCGCGTGGCATACAACCCGTACAAAAACCTGGGGAAGGTACTGAAGCGCTCCAATATGATCCTGCGCCTGTTGTACAGCAAAGGAGTGCTCGCCGAGGCGGAGTTTGCGCAGGCCATGGCAGAATCGCCAAATGTCGGTCGTCTGCAGAGAAAGGTTGACGAAAGCATCAAGAAGGAAGAGGTCCTTACAAATATCAGCAGCGCAAAACTGCCTGGACCGCCCCCGGCCACCGACAACGAGGAGGAAAAGCCGACTGACGGTTCCCCGGCGCCTGATGCGACTAGTGGGTCACCGGAGATCAAGCCGCCGCAGGGCAACAGCAACCCGCCTGAGAGCGGAAGCGAGAAGCCCTGAAGCAAAGCTCTTGACAATGTTGTTGTATTTCATAATGGGTCCTCCAATGGGCCCATTTTTACTAAGAGCGTCTGTCAATCGTCCCAGCCTATAGCACTTCATTCTAAACCCATCTAATTTCACTTCAGTTTTCACCCCCCTTGCCGATACCTGTTAATAGGCAAAGTCGAGAGATCGCGCTGGCGCACAAAGAAAAGTGCGCACATGGAACCGACTTTTCGCAAGTCATAAAACGTTATTGAGCAGAACCCGAGGTGGCAATGATGAATACGACCGCAAAAGGCGTGGTCATTGTAGTAGACGATGACCCTTATGTGCTCGAAAGCATAGCATCCCTTCTCAAAGTCTACGGATTCATGGTCCGTACCTTTCAGGACGGCACCATGGCA
This genomic window contains:
- a CDS encoding YkgJ family cysteine cluster protein translates to MENLSNYRALLAKVDELVAAISAKYDEHLACHAGCDSCCRHLTLSLVEGVALAVAFHELPRDQMNDVRERACNVAVDDPCPLLENGLCVLYAARPVICRTHGLPILIVEGDSKRVDFCPHNFRGIESLPGDAMIDLERLNTTLAAINALFITASGLEAVQGAERISIADALLLEV
- the atpA gene encoding F0F1 ATP synthase subunit alpha, producing MEIRAEEISEIIRKQIKEYGTEVAVAETGTIISIGDGIARIHGLDKAMAGELLEFPGGISGMVLNLEEDNVGAAILGEFSEIKEGDTVKRTGKIVEVPVGEALIGRVVNALGQPIDGKGPINTDKFGKVEVKAPGIVQRKSVHQPMQTGLKAIDSMVPIGRGQRELIIGDRQTGKTAVAIDTIINQKGGDVVCIYVAIGQKRSTVAQVVSKLQEHGAMDYTIIVAATASEPAPLQFISPYTGVTMGEYFRDSGKHALIIYDDLSKQAVAYRQLSLLLRRPPGREAYPGDVFYLHSRLLERACKVSDACGAGSLTALPIIETQAGDVSAYIPTNVISITDGQIYLESDLFYSGVRPAINVGLSVSRVGGSAQVKAMKQVAGTLRLSLAQYREMAAFAQFGSDLDKATQMQLARGERLVEILKQPQYKPVPNEKQVLIIFAANNGFIDDYPVSALRRYETELYTFFDTRKADVLADLRDKKAIDDDIKGKIVAALNEFKKEFTA
- a CDS encoding F0F1 ATP synthase subunit epsilon: MAEKLKVELVTPYKRVLSEEVDEITATGALGEFGVLPGHAPFLTSLKIGELAYKKDGVQQHMALNWGYFEVEGDKVTVLVETAERADEIDLERAKAALGRAEEALKKLSPEDKSFRIYEAALERAAIRMQVAAKAARK
- a CDS encoding HD domain-containing protein yields the protein MKAADYRKLVEGWLGDGSFDERLPEVAALRGVPQPEEFHAEGDAFTHTMLAARAVDDDSDQRVFWGALLHDIGKAETTRLIRGRWRAFGHAEAGAKLVPGILVRLGLPDLADDVAWLVKNHLFHFAWHLGHNVKLTRNQLRFMEHPLFRLLLEVCAADAAASLGRSDKGRVIKMIADFLEQ
- a CDS encoding transglycosylase domain-containing protein, which produces MKKMLLIVLGLLIIYAAYIGISLMLMPPMADLQNRKINLSIQVKDWHGNYHPYIVGPKNRYWTPAGSIPLEMKWAVILAEDANFYKHEGIDVKAIKNAIKYDLEKKSFARGASTITQQVAKNLFLSREKTINRKIKEIILAKRMEQELPKGRIIELYLNVIELGPMVYGIGHGARYYFGKPASALTPRECAFIAAMLPGPRVAYNPYKNLGKVLKRSNMILRLLYSKGVLAEAEFAQAMAESPNVGRLQRKVDESIKKEEVLTNISSAKLPGPPPATDNEEEKPTDGSPAPDATSGSPEIKPPQGNSNPPESGSEKP
- the atpD gene encoding F0F1 ATP synthase subunit beta: MSQNIGKISQVIGAVIDVEFEPGKLPPIYNALRVTNPSIDDKENNLVLEVAQHLGENSVRTIAMDSTDGLVRGQAAIDTGKQISVPVGRKTLGRILNVIGDPVDEMGPVGAEKEYGIHREAPAFVDQSTKVEAFTTGIKVVDLLAPYARGGKIGLFGGAGVGKTVLIMELINNIAMQHGGFSVFAGVGERTREGNDLWMEMKESGVLEKTALVYGQMNEPPGARARVALSALSIAEYFRDEEGQNVLLFIDNIFRFTQAGSEVSALLGRIPSAVGYQPTLATEMGELQERITSTNKGSITSVQAIYVPADDLTDPAPATAFAHLDATTVLSRQIAELGIYPAVDPLDSTSRILDPQVIGEEHYAIARQVQYVLQKYKDLQDIIAILGMDELSEEDKLVVARARKIQRFLSQPFHVAEAFTGAPGKYVELKDTIKGFQEIVAGKHDDVPEQAFYLVGTIEEAIEKAKTLAV
- the atpG gene encoding ATP synthase F1 subunit gamma; this translates as MASLKSIKKRIVSVKNTRQITKAMKMVSAAKLRRAQENVVAARPYAKKLGEVLERLSKSQDVDGSPLMEKRQGGKALLIIVSSDRGLCGGFNANICKAAERFAKERGSEFTELSMMTIGRKGYEFLKNRHKIYKNYANIFGTLNYQTAALIARELIDGYLAEEYDEVYLLFNAFKSVMTQDITLEQLLPVTPEVAAEEEYAPEYIYEPSKAALLDELLPKHIEVQMFKAMLESVASEHGARMTAMDSASKNASEMIGKLTLQYNRARQAAITTELMEIISGSESIKG
- the pdxA gene encoding 4-hydroxythreonine-4-phosphate dehydrogenase PdxA, which produces METSSTKPVIAVTMGDPTGVGPEIIAKALIRPEVNAVCRPLVLGDMETLERGIKIVGAQLRIETMGTGVPPEATTPGVLYLRSLSDLSPADREFAKPTAAGGEAMFRYITEAAHLCLSGDVAGMATAPINKEAMNRAGHKYPGHTELLAELTGTRDFVMMLAGDRLRVTLVTIHEALADVPRLVTHDKVLSTIRITHRDLHRYFRANPRIAVLALNPHCGEGGMFGTEDDRIIKPAVEAARADGIDASGPLSADTLFHFAVQGDYDAVVCMYHDQGLIPLKLLHFDDGVNVTLGLPIIRTSVDHGTAYNLAGKGTASERSMVAAILMAAEMAKQRIETYGNAT